Proteins from one Ficedula albicollis isolate OC2 chromosome 3, FicAlb1.5, whole genome shotgun sequence genomic window:
- the T gene encoding brachyury protein has protein sequence MFPVLKVSVSGLDPNAMYSFLLDFVAADGHRWKYVNGEWVPGGKPEPQAPSCVYIHPDSPNFGAHWMKAPVSFSKVKLTNKLNGGGQIMLNSLHKYEPRIHIVRVGGPQRMITSHSFPETQFIAVTAYQNEEITALKIKYNPFAKAFLDAKERSDHKDMMEEVGDNQQSGYSQLGSWLLPGSGTLCPPGNPHGQFGAPLSLSPAHSCERYSSLRSHRPAPYASPYAHRNNSPTYADNSSACLSMLQSHDNWSSLGVTTHTAMLPMGHSTGTATSSSQYPNLWSVSNSTITPVSQPSGVSNGLSPQFLRGSPGHYSALPHPVPAASSASPLYDGAAPAELPESQYDTSAHARLAPTWTPVTSPSM, from the exons ATGTTCCCGGTGCTGAAGGTGAGCGTGTCGGGGCTGGACCCCAACGCCATGTACTCCTTCCTGCTGGACTTCGTGGCGGCCGACGGGCACCGCTGGAAGTACGTGAACGGCGAGTGGGTGCCGGGCGGGAAGCCGGAGCCGCAGGCGCCCAGCTGCGTCTACATCCACCCCGACTCGCCCAACTTCGGCGCGCACTGGATGAAGGCGCCCGTCTCCTTCAGCAAAGTCAAGCTCACCAACAAGCTCAACGGCGGCGGGCAG ATCATGTTGAACTCCCTGCACAAGTACGAGCCGCGGATTCACATAGTGCGGGTGGGTGGCCCGCAGCGGATGATCACCAGCCATTCCTTCCCAGAAACCCAGTTTATAGCTGTGACAGCCTACCAGAACGAGGAG atcacagctttaaaaataaaatacaatccGTTTGCAAAGGCATTTCTTGATGCAAAAGAAAG AAGTGATCACAAAGACATGATGGAGGAAGTGGGGGACAACCAACAGTCTGGATATTCACAGt TAGGTAGCTGGCTCCTTCCCGGCAGTGGGACCCTGTGCCCGCCCGGCAATCCTCACGGGCAGTTCGGAGCCCCGCTGTCGCTgtcccctgcccacagctgtgAGAGGTACTCCTCGCTGAGGAGCCACCGGCCCGCGCCCTACGCCAGCCCCTACGCGCACAGGAACAACTCGCCAA CCTATGCTGACAACTCCTCTGCCTGCCTATCCATGCTGCAGTCCCATGACAACTGGTCTTCTCTGGGAGTTACTACGCACACAGCCATGCTGCCCATGGgtcacagcactggcacagctaCCAGCTCCAG TCAGTACCCCAACCTGTGGTCGGTGAGTAACAGCACCATCACGCCGGTGTCCCAGCCGAGCGGCGTGTCCAACGGGCTGAGCCCCCAGTTCCTGCGTGGCTCCCCAGGACACTactctgctctgccccaccccgtgccagctgcctcctctgcctcGCCCCTGTACGACGGCGCCGCGCCCGCCGAGCTGCCCGAGAGCCAGTACGACACCTCTGCACATGCCAGGCTGGCACCCACGTGGACACCTGTCACCTCCCCCTCCATGTAA